Proteins found in one Pseudoxanthomonas sp. SL93 genomic segment:
- a CDS encoding S9 family peptidase, producing the protein MATGWVSPAHAQAQVNVGAFIRKDKFEDIKLSPNGDYYAATVPLEDRTVLVVMNRADNKVTGTFALDKNTHVHSFAWVNNERVLIAIAEKFGLLDKPLPTGELYAVNANGGQATILVGYRINTQQVGTSIPQKQSERVWAGLVDTLPDDDKNVVVAIRPWGENTYTRADLLDVYTGRRRPVARAPVPNASFVTDNKGVVRFAHGSSADNASKLFYREGDGKEWRLINDENLSGLIEWPLGFSTDQSVAYLQVQNKAGPDSIVSWDMQGGERKELLRNDNVDPDAIIRSLGRDKVPVGALFTNGKPETRFFSADSPETRLYRSMEAAFPGESVFVTSNTEDGRLALVQTWSDRNPGDFYLYDIQAKKVGYLLSKRDWLDPEAAGTATPIRIPARDGLVLHGYLTQPKESSGKNVPLIVFPHGGPYSVRDRWGFDPDVQMMAAAGYAVLQVNFRGSEGYGRAFEQAGAQQWGNKMQDDLTDATLWAVRQGIAAKDRICIYGASYGAYAALVGVAKEPSLYRCAAGYVGVYDLPMMQRGDARANRRLGRWSKEWVGEGDMLATASPVNMAQQIKVPVFLAAGGEDEIAPIAHTELMERRLAAAGVPVESLYYKTEGHGFYTEEHQREYYTRLLAFFHRHLGGATAK; encoded by the coding sequence ATGGCGACAGGTTGGGTCTCGCCTGCCCATGCGCAGGCGCAGGTGAACGTGGGTGCGTTCATCCGGAAGGACAAGTTCGAGGACATCAAGCTCTCGCCCAATGGCGATTACTACGCTGCCACGGTGCCTTTGGAGGACCGTACGGTATTGGTGGTCATGAACCGAGCGGACAACAAGGTGACCGGCACGTTTGCGCTCGACAAGAACACTCATGTGCACAGCTTCGCCTGGGTCAACAACGAACGCGTGCTGATTGCCATTGCAGAGAAGTTCGGTCTGCTGGACAAGCCGCTTCCGACCGGTGAGCTGTATGCGGTCAATGCTAATGGCGGACAAGCGACGATCCTGGTGGGATACCGCATCAATACACAGCAGGTTGGTACCAGTATCCCGCAGAAGCAGTCGGAGCGGGTCTGGGCTGGACTCGTGGATACGTTGCCTGATGACGACAAGAATGTTGTCGTAGCCATCAGGCCTTGGGGTGAGAACACCTATACCCGTGCCGATCTGCTGGACGTATATACGGGACGTCGCAGACCCGTGGCGCGTGCCCCGGTACCGAATGCTTCGTTCGTGACGGATAACAAGGGTGTCGTCCGTTTCGCGCACGGTTCAAGTGCCGACAATGCCTCCAAACTTTTCTATCGCGAAGGTGACGGCAAAGAATGGCGCTTGATAAACGACGAGAATCTCAGTGGCCTGATCGAGTGGCCGTTGGGCTTCAGCACGGATCAGTCGGTGGCATATCTCCAGGTGCAGAACAAGGCGGGCCCCGACTCGATTGTTTCGTGGGACATGCAGGGCGGTGAGCGTAAGGAACTCCTCCGCAACGACAATGTAGATCCGGATGCCATCATCAGGTCGCTTGGGCGTGACAAGGTTCCCGTGGGGGCATTGTTCACGAACGGGAAACCAGAGACGCGATTCTTCAGCGCCGACAGTCCGGAAACCCGTCTCTATAGAAGCATGGAAGCAGCGTTTCCCGGTGAATCCGTCTTCGTTACCTCGAACACGGAAGATGGTCGGCTCGCGCTCGTCCAAACGTGGTCAGACCGCAATCCTGGCGACTTCTACCTCTACGACATTCAAGCCAAGAAGGTCGGCTACCTGCTGAGCAAGCGCGATTGGCTCGACCCCGAAGCAGCCGGCACTGCTACGCCAATCCGTATTCCGGCGCGCGATGGTTTGGTATTGCATGGGTACCTTACGCAGCCGAAGGAAAGCAGTGGCAAGAACGTCCCCTTGATCGTGTTCCCCCATGGTGGGCCTTACTCCGTCCGGGATCGCTGGGGATTTGATCCGGATGTCCAGATGATGGCTGCCGCTGGCTACGCCGTGCTGCAAGTGAATTTCCGGGGCTCGGAAGGCTACGGTCGTGCCTTTGAGCAGGCCGGTGCCCAGCAGTGGGGCAACAAGATGCAGGACGATCTGACGGATGCCACGTTGTGGGCGGTAAGGCAGGGTATCGCAGCCAAGGATCGCATCTGCATCTATGGCGCCAGCTACGGCGCATATGCCGCTCTTGTCGGAGTGGCGAAAGAGCCCTCGCTTTATCGTTGTGCCGCCGGGTATGTTGGTGTTTACGACCTGCCAATGATGCAGCGGGGAGATGCGCGGGCTAACCGTCGTCTGGGCCGCTGGTCCAAGGAATGGGTTGGTGAGGGCGACATGCTGGCCACTGCCTCACCGGTGAACATGGCACAGCAGATCAAAGTGCCGGTATTCCTGGCGGCTGGTGGTGAGGATGAGATTGCCCCGATCGCCCACACCGAATTGATGGAGCGACGCCTGGCGGCGGCGGGAGTGCCTGTCGAAAGCCTGTACTATAAAACTGAGGGGCACGGGTTCTATACCGAGGAACACCAACGCGAGTACTACACCCGCCTGCTCGCGTTCTTCCATCGCCACCTGGGTGGCGCGACGGCCAAATAG
- a CDS encoding oligopeptide:H+ symporter yields MPHPPPASPGRDDFLGHPKGVYVCFFTEMWERFSFYGMKALLLLYLTKYHLFGDNAGYDLLGAYGGLVYCIPVIGGLLADRWLGMRKAVVFGGVLLVLGHAGMAFEGTAAVSDGGVVTRDEGALRLTYLSLALIIMGVGFLKPNISTIVGRLYPPDDARRDGGFSLFYAGINLGALFASLVCGYLGETLGWKYGFGAAGIGMLLGLAMFLWGQKYLQGHAEPNDAAALRTRVLGVPREWLIYAGALAGVLPIAWLLWAAANGAFALGGEISLALMLMLVVLLVVLAWFGWFITTQCTPVQRQQMLALMAMIFMCLVFFTLYEQTYGSWVMFTDRLLTKDLVPSLVQPQEVMVWSDNLWTNVGLFLSRAPWSMASLLLAPLSFVVAARMSERDPASKAPRVLFIGVAALMLVMMLRDSVVLPQTAGSLTYLGALFLVLLAPAFAWLWAGLGRRGRDPSKPFKSALGLAFAGLSFVPLAIAAQQAGETGQMASVWWLVLAYLVLEIGEMCLAPVSLSAVTQLSVPRVVGLMMGTWFLATAFSEALAALFGKLAAIEVPEGQSLDVAEAAGRYADLFWLLMWIGLGCALLAFIAAPLLRRMMHGVK; encoded by the coding sequence TTGCCCCACCCTCCCCCTGCCTCCCCTGGCCGCGACGACTTCCTCGGCCATCCCAAGGGTGTCTACGTCTGTTTCTTCACCGAGATGTGGGAGCGCTTCTCCTTCTACGGGATGAAGGCGCTGCTGCTGCTCTACCTGACCAAGTACCACCTGTTCGGCGACAACGCCGGCTATGACCTGCTGGGCGCCTACGGCGGACTGGTGTACTGCATCCCGGTGATCGGCGGGCTGCTGGCCGACCGCTGGCTGGGCATGCGCAAGGCGGTGGTGTTCGGTGGCGTGTTGCTGGTGCTGGGGCACGCCGGCATGGCGTTCGAAGGCACGGCGGCGGTCTCCGACGGCGGCGTGGTCACGCGTGACGAAGGCGCGCTCCGCCTGACCTACCTGTCGCTTGCGCTGATCATCATGGGCGTGGGTTTCCTGAAGCCGAACATCTCCACCATCGTCGGGCGACTGTACCCGCCGGATGATGCGCGCCGCGACGGCGGTTTCAGCCTGTTCTATGCCGGCATCAACCTGGGGGCGCTGTTCGCTTCGCTGGTGTGCGGGTACCTGGGCGAGACGCTGGGCTGGAAGTACGGTTTCGGCGCTGCGGGCATCGGCATGCTGCTGGGGCTGGCGATGTTCCTGTGGGGACAGAAGTACCTGCAAGGCCATGCCGAACCCAACGACGCGGCGGCATTGCGCACGCGCGTGCTGGGCGTGCCGCGTGAGTGGCTGATTTACGCCGGCGCGCTGGCCGGCGTGCTGCCCATCGCCTGGCTGCTGTGGGCGGCGGCCAATGGCGCGTTCGCGCTGGGCGGCGAGATTTCGCTGGCGCTGATGCTGATGCTGGTCGTGCTGCTGGTGGTGCTGGCATGGTTCGGCTGGTTCATCACTACGCAATGCACGCCAGTGCAGCGCCAGCAGATGCTGGCACTGATGGCGATGATCTTCATGTGCCTGGTGTTCTTCACCCTGTACGAGCAGACCTATGGCTCCTGGGTGATGTTCACCGACCGCCTGCTGACGAAGGACCTGGTACCTTCGCTTGTGCAGCCGCAGGAAGTGATGGTGTGGTCCGACAACCTGTGGACCAACGTGGGGCTGTTCCTTTCGCGCGCGCCGTGGTCGATGGCGTCGCTGCTGCTGGCGCCACTGTCGTTCGTGGTGGCCGCGCGCATGTCCGAACGCGATCCTGCCTCGAAAGCGCCGCGTGTGCTGTTCATCGGCGTGGCGGCGCTGATGCTGGTCATGATGCTGCGCGACAGCGTGGTGTTGCCACAGACAGCGGGTTCGTTGACCTATCTGGGCGCGCTGTTCCTGGTACTGCTGGCGCCCGCGTTCGCCTGGTTGTGGGCGGGCCTCGGGCGCCGGGGACGCGATCCTTCCAAGCCGTTCAAGTCGGCGTTGGGCCTGGCTTTCGCGGGCTTGTCGTTCGTACCCTTGGCCATTGCCGCGCAGCAGGCCGGCGAGACCGGGCAGATGGCAAGTGTGTGGTGGCTGGTGCTGGCCTACCTGGTCCTGGAGATCGGGGAGATGTGCCTGGCGCCGGTCAGCCTGTCGGCGGTCACCCAGCTGTCGGTGCCGCGCGTGGTGGGGCTGATGATGGGCACGTGGTTCCTGGCGACGGCGTTTTCGGAAGCCTTGGCCGCCCTGTTCGGCAAACTCGCCGCCATTGAGGTGCCCGAAGGCCAATCGCTGGACGTCGCGGAAGCGGCCGGCAGGTATGCCGACCTGTTCTGGCTGCTGATGTGGATAGGACTGGGCTGCGCGCTGCTCGCCTTCATCGCGGCCCCGCTGCTGCGCCGGATGATGCACGGCGTGAAGTAA
- a CDS encoding oligopeptide transporter, OPT family — MTSPGTPQLTFRAVVLAIVLAVVLSAANAYLGLFAGLTVATAIPAAVVSMGVLRLLGGGTILENNIVQTGASAGSSIAAGVIFTIPALIILGYWQDFQYSWVLAIAGLGGLLGVLFSVPLRRSMIVEEPLPFPEGKAAAEVLKAGENPGPGLKILAFSAAIGAVLKVAAHSGMRLIPDTAAGAGFFGKYLGYLGTNLSPALLGVGYIVGLNIGIVVLSGSILSWHIAIPLYHMFFMGTDPALAQSIAGAGAEDVAGAIWSAKIRYLGVGAMLIGGVWTLFSLRKSLLSGVKSGIAAARAGSGGAEVAETERDLPMKWMLVALVVFVLPLLLLYQAIVGMWHVSIPMAIIMIVAGFLFVSVSAYLAGLVGSSNNPVSGITIATILFASVVLLLLLGESGRMAVGVGGAPLGAVAAIMIGAVVCCAAAVGGDNLQDLKAGYIVGATPWKQQLMLGIGAFSCALIMAPVLNILSEAYGIGAPTAEHPNPLSAPQATLMASVAKGLFGGELPWGIIAIGAVIGAVIIATDEVLKARKSSFRVPVLAAAIGIYLPLELMVPIFLGGLLAYLVEKRHGMVGTKDEEARDRLHRPGTLFAAGLITGEALMGIAVGVAIYATKDRDVLVLPEAFQQGEVVGLVILAIVGWLLYRTGAKSKALGDVEPGPR; from the coding sequence ATGACCTCGCCGGGAACGCCACAACTCACCTTCCGCGCCGTCGTGCTGGCCATCGTGCTGGCCGTCGTGCTGTCGGCCGCCAATGCCTACCTGGGCCTGTTCGCCGGCCTGACCGTGGCCACCGCCATACCGGCGGCCGTCGTCTCGATGGGCGTGCTGCGCCTGCTGGGCGGCGGCACGATCCTGGAGAACAACATCGTGCAGACCGGTGCCTCGGCCGGCTCATCGATCGCGGCGGGCGTCATCTTTACCATCCCGGCGCTGATCATCCTGGGCTACTGGCAGGACTTCCAGTATTCCTGGGTGCTGGCCATCGCCGGCCTGGGCGGCCTGCTGGGCGTGCTGTTCTCGGTGCCGCTGCGCCGCTCGATGATCGTCGAAGAGCCGCTGCCCTTCCCCGAGGGCAAGGCCGCGGCGGAAGTGCTGAAGGCGGGCGAGAATCCCGGTCCGGGCCTGAAGATCCTGGCGTTCTCCGCCGCCATCGGTGCCGTGCTGAAAGTCGCCGCGCACAGCGGCATGCGCCTGATCCCGGATACCGCGGCCGGCGCGGGCTTCTTCGGCAAGTACCTCGGCTACCTGGGCACCAACCTGTCGCCGGCGCTGCTGGGCGTGGGCTACATCGTCGGCCTGAACATCGGCATCGTGGTGCTGTCGGGCAGCATCCTGTCGTGGCACATCGCCATTCCGCTGTACCACATGTTCTTCATGGGTACCGATCCGGCGCTGGCGCAGAGCATCGCCGGCGCGGGTGCCGAAGACGTGGCCGGCGCCATCTGGTCGGCCAAGATCCGCTACCTGGGTGTGGGCGCCATGCTGATCGGCGGCGTGTGGACGCTGTTCTCGCTTCGCAAGTCGCTGCTGTCGGGCGTGAAGAGCGGCATCGCCGCCGCGCGTGCCGGATCGGGCGGTGCGGAAGTCGCGGAGACCGAGCGCGATCTGCCGATGAAGTGGATGCTGGTGGCCTTGGTGGTGTTCGTGCTGCCCTTGTTGCTCCTGTACCAGGCCATCGTCGGCATGTGGCACGTCAGCATCCCGATGGCGATCATCATGATCGTGGCGGGTTTCCTGTTCGTGTCCGTCTCGGCCTACCTGGCCGGCCTGGTGGGTTCGTCGAACAACCCGGTGTCGGGCATCACCATCGCCACCATCCTGTTCGCCTCGGTCGTGCTGCTGCTGTTGCTGGGCGAGAGCGGGCGCATGGCGGTCGGGGTGGGGGGGGCGCCGCTGGGCGCGGTCGCCGCGATCATGATCGGCGCGGTGGTGTGCTGCGCGGCGGCGGTGGGCGGCGACAACCTGCAGGATCTCAAGGCCGGCTACATCGTCGGCGCCACGCCGTGGAAGCAGCAGCTGATGCTGGGCATCGGTGCGTTCTCCTGCGCGCTGATCATGGCCCCGGTGCTGAACATCCTGTCCGAGGCCTACGGCATCGGCGCGCCGACGGCCGAACATCCAAACCCGCTCTCCGCACCGCAGGCCACGCTGATGGCCTCGGTCGCCAAGGGCCTGTTCGGCGGCGAACTGCCGTGGGGCATCATCGCCATCGGCGCCGTCATCGGTGCGGTCATCATCGCCACCGACGAGGTGCTGAAGGCCCGGAAAAGCAGCTTCCGCGTGCCGGTGCTGGCGGCCGCCATCGGCATCTACCTGCCGCTGGAGCTGATGGTGCCGATCTTCCTCGGCGGCCTGCTGGCATACCTGGTCGAGAAGCGCCACGGCATGGTCGGCACCAAGGACGAGGAAGCACGCGACCGCCTGCACCGCCCGGGCACGCTGTTCGCCGCCGGCCTGATCACCGGCGAGGCGTTGATGGGCATCGCCGTGGGCGTGGCCATCTACGCCACCAAGGATCGCGACGTGCTGGTGCTGCCGGAGGCGTTCCAGCAGGGTGAGGTCGTCGGCCTGGTGATCCTGGCCATCGTCGGCTGGCTGCTGTACCGCACCGGCGCCAAGTCGAAGGCGCTGGGCGACGTGGAGCCCGGTCCCCGCTGA
- a CDS encoding S9 family peptidase, translated as MKLKSALLPLYLLAALPSLAVARGLDVRDLQKLDRVSSPVLSPDGGTVVFAKRIVDAEVVKASSSLWVRNLLTRDMAPPKRLTPEGWSVNSPSFSPDGRTVYFLSAKSGTQQLYALPIAGGTPRQLTAFALDVASYKLSPDGTRVLFSTDTFAECKADFACTKKKLDDTAAKKSSGVVYDGLFVRHWDTWADGRRSRLFVAALPQGKARAVGVATSLSDAIDGDAPSKPFGGADEYTWSPDGNAVVAAIRVAGKSEAWSTNFDLYQFAADGSTAPVNLTAANPAWDTGPVFSADGKTLYYRAMKRPGFEADRFGLMAMDVATKQVREIAPTWDRSADGIALSQDGKTIYTTAQDVGQHPLFAVDAANGEVKKIVGDGSISSFEIAGDTLAFTRNTLKSGDQLFVTTTAGEPLRAITPSAGDMLKDVQFGDYEQFTFKGWNNETVHGYVVKPHDYVEGRKYPVAFLIHGGPQGSFGDGWSYRWNPQTYAGQGYAVVMIDFHGSTGYGQAFTDAISQHWGDRPLEDLQKGWAAAQKKYTFLDGGKACALGASYGGYMINWIAGNWFDRNGNSPWKCLVNHDGVFDLRSMGYVTEELWFTEWENGGTPYEVSKNIEKFNPVNHVAKWRVPMLVVQGEKDYRVPVDQGLSTFTALQRKGIDSKLLYFPDENHWVLKPQNSILWHDTVNGWLKQHIGQ; from the coding sequence ATGAAGCTGAAATCCGCCCTGTTGCCCCTCTACCTGCTGGCGGCGCTGCCGTCACTGGCTGTCGCCCGCGGTCTGGACGTGCGCGACCTGCAGAAGCTGGACCGCGTGTCCTCGCCGGTCCTTTCGCCTGATGGCGGCACCGTGGTGTTCGCCAAGCGCATCGTCGATGCCGAGGTGGTCAAGGCCAGCAGCAGCCTGTGGGTGCGCAACCTGCTGACCCGCGACATGGCGCCGCCCAAGCGGCTGACACCGGAAGGCTGGAGCGTCAATTCGCCCTCGTTCTCGCCGGACGGCAGGACGGTCTATTTCCTCAGCGCCAAGTCCGGCACGCAGCAGTTGTACGCGCTGCCGATCGCCGGTGGTACGCCGCGCCAGCTGACGGCCTTCGCTCTGGACGTGGCCAGCTACAAGCTGTCGCCGGATGGGACGCGCGTACTCTTCAGCACCGATACCTTCGCCGAGTGCAAGGCCGACTTCGCCTGCACGAAGAAAAAGCTCGACGACACCGCCGCGAAAAAGAGCTCCGGCGTGGTCTACGACGGCCTGTTCGTACGCCACTGGGACACCTGGGCCGATGGCCGTCGCAGCCGCCTGTTCGTCGCGGCGCTGCCGCAGGGCAAGGCGAGGGCGGTAGGCGTCGCCACGTCACTGAGCGATGCGATCGACGGCGATGCGCCGTCCAAGCCGTTCGGTGGCGCCGATGAATACACCTGGTCGCCGGACGGCAACGCCGTCGTCGCCGCGATCCGCGTGGCGGGCAAGAGCGAGGCGTGGTCCACCAACTTCGACCTGTACCAGTTCGCTGCCGACGGCAGCACGGCACCGGTCAACCTGACCGCCGCGAATCCGGCGTGGGATACCGGTCCGGTGTTCAGCGCCGACGGCAAGACCCTCTACTACCGGGCGATGAAGCGGCCCGGCTTCGAAGCCGACCGCTTCGGGCTGATGGCGATGGACGTCGCCACGAAGCAGGTGCGCGAGATCGCGCCGACGTGGGACCGTTCCGCCGATGGCATCGCGCTGTCGCAGGATGGCAAGACGATCTACACCACCGCGCAGGACGTGGGCCAGCACCCGCTGTTCGCGGTGGATGCGGCGAACGGCGAGGTGAAGAAGATCGTGGGCGATGGCAGCATCTCGTCGTTCGAGATCGCCGGCGATACGCTGGCGTTCACCCGCAACACGCTGAAGAGCGGCGACCAGCTGTTCGTCACCACCACGGCGGGCGAGCCCTTGCGCGCCATCACGCCCAGCGCCGGCGACATGCTGAAGGACGTCCAGTTCGGCGACTACGAGCAGTTCACCTTCAAGGGCTGGAACAACGAAACCGTGCATGGCTACGTGGTCAAGCCGCACGACTACGTGGAAGGCCGGAAGTACCCGGTCGCGTTCCTGATCCATGGTGGCCCGCAGGGCAGCTTCGGCGATGGCTGGAGCTACCGCTGGAATCCGCAGACGTACGCGGGACAGGGCTATGCGGTGGTGATGATCGACTTCCACGGTTCCACCGGCTACGGCCAGGCCTTCACCGATGCGATCAGCCAGCACTGGGGCGACCGTCCGCTGGAAGACCTGCAGAAGGGCTGGGCCGCCGCGCAGAAGAAGTACACGTTCCTCGATGGCGGCAAGGCCTGCGCGCTGGGCGCCAGCTACGGCGGCTACATGATCAACTGGATCGCCGGCAACTGGTTCGACAGGAACGGCAATTCGCCGTGGAAGTGCCTGGTCAACCACGACGGCGTATTCGACCTGCGTTCCATGGGTTACGTCACCGAGGAGCTGTGGTTCACCGAGTGGGAGAACGGCGGCACGCCGTACGAGGTGTCCAAGAACATCGAGAAGTTCAACCCGGTCAACCACGTTGCCAAGTGGCGCGTGCCGATGCTGGTGGTGCAGGGCGAGAAAGACTACCGCGTGCCGGTGGACCAGGGCCTGTCCACGTTCACCGCGCTGCAGCGCAAGGGCATCGACTCCAAGCTGCTGTACTTCCCCGACGAGAACCATTGGGTGCTGAAGCCGCAGAACAGCATCCTGTGGCATGACACCGTCAACGGCTGGCTGAAGCAGCATATCGGCCAGTGA
- a CDS encoding DUF819 family protein: MAVESVEPSTALIQNDIVLFGLIAATLGVVFWTSSRDTGFFKKFYTYVPALLLCYFIPGIYNSIGLIDGNASKLYNPVASRVLLPAALVLLTLTIDLKGVLKLGPKLLAMYAGASISVMLGAWVAFWLMGLIHPETVAGDTWGGMAALAGSWIGGGANMLAMKEVFAVDETTFGQFVVVDVSVGYVWMAVLIFLANRAQAIDARTGADTRAIEDLKERLANYQKQHERVTTLPDLMVILGIAFGTVGLSHAIAGPASSWFAQNVSWARQVSLHEPFVWVVVLSTFVGLGLSLTRARTLDGAGASKIGALFLYILIACIGMQMDIGSLADKPWLLALGLIWILVHIVLLLLLARLLRVPFFYFAMGSQSNIGGPASAPVVATVFHPSLAPVGALLGALGYATGTVAAYVVGVVLRGMAGQG; encoded by the coding sequence ATGGCCGTTGAAAGCGTGGAGCCATCCACCGCACTGATCCAGAACGACATCGTCCTGTTCGGCCTGATCGCCGCCACCCTGGGCGTGGTCTTCTGGACGTCCTCGCGCGATACGGGCTTCTTCAAGAAGTTCTACACCTACGTGCCGGCGCTGCTGCTGTGCTACTTCATTCCCGGCATCTACAACAGCATCGGCCTGATCGATGGCAACGCGAGCAAGCTCTACAACCCGGTCGCCAGTCGGGTGCTGCTGCCCGCCGCGCTGGTGCTGCTGACGCTGACCATCGACCTGAAGGGCGTGCTGAAGCTCGGTCCCAAGCTGCTGGCGATGTACGCGGGCGCGTCGATCAGCGTGATGCTGGGCGCGTGGGTCGCGTTCTGGCTGATGGGCCTGATCCATCCCGAGACGGTGGCCGGCGATACCTGGGGCGGCATGGCGGCACTCGCGGGCAGCTGGATTGGTGGCGGCGCCAACATGCTGGCGATGAAGGAAGTCTTCGCCGTGGATGAAACCACGTTCGGCCAGTTCGTCGTGGTGGACGTCAGCGTCGGTTATGTGTGGATGGCGGTGCTGATCTTCCTGGCCAACCGTGCACAGGCGATCGATGCACGCACCGGCGCGGACACCCGCGCGATCGAGGATCTCAAGGAGCGCCTCGCCAACTACCAGAAGCAGCACGAACGCGTCACCACGCTGCCTGACCTGATGGTCATCCTGGGCATCGCGTTCGGTACCGTCGGCCTCTCGCACGCCATCGCAGGCCCGGCATCGTCATGGTTCGCGCAGAACGTCTCGTGGGCAAGGCAGGTCAGCCTGCACGAACCCTTCGTGTGGGTCGTCGTGCTGTCGACCTTCGTGGGCCTCGGCCTAAGCCTGACCCGTGCGCGCACGCTGGACGGTGCGGGCGCGTCGAAGATAGGCGCGCTGTTCCTGTACATCCTGATCGCCTGCATCGGCATGCAGATGGACATCGGCTCGCTCGCCGACAAGCCGTGGCTGCTGGCGCTGGGCCTGATCTGGATCCTGGTGCACATCGTGCTGCTGCTGTTGCTGGCCAGGTTGCTGCGCGTACCGTTCTTCTATTTCGCGATGGGGTCGCAGAGCAACATCGGCGGCCCGGCCTCGGCGCCGGTGGTGGCGACCGTGTTCCACCCGTCGCTGGCACCGGTGGGCGCGCTGCTGGGCGCATTGGGCTATGCGACGGGTACCGTCGCTGCCTATGTCGTCGGCGTGGTGCTGCGTGGGATGGCAGGGCAGGGCTGA
- a CDS encoding CstA-like transporter-associated (seleno)protein produces MGTQLVPLEHFATHKRVWRRLVQTARLCCGIPDYDNYVRHILEKHPDREPMDYKTFFRERQEARFGGRSGFRCC; encoded by the coding sequence ATGGGTACCCAACTCGTCCCACTGGAACACTTCGCCACGCACAAGCGTGTGTGGCGAAGGCTGGTGCAGACCGCACGCCTCTGCTGCGGCATCCCGGACTACGACAATTACGTGCGGCACATCCTGGAGAAGCATCCGGACCGCGAACCGATGGACTACAAGACGTTCTTCCGCGAGCGGCAGGAAGCCAGGTTCGGTGGCCGGAGCGGATTCCGCTGCTGCTGA